A single Desulfuromonas sp. DNA region contains:
- a CDS encoding PHP domain-containing protein, with protein MRFDLHVHTSLSPCSDLDIADILAHARSRRLDGVCITDHDTMAVREQIEEGIQDDGLCVIFGMEYETPEGDFLLFGPFENLETGLPAPHLLDLVREQGGAAVAAHPFRKGRPTGEHLVRESLCRLVEGINGRNSDDENRRVQAWKKSFAVRECGGSDAHTIEELGRVVTRFNRPVRSRGDLVRALNAGHCSPEWNIRPQPAVAAAPVPPTFSPLPSF; from the coding sequence ATGCGCTTCGACCTCCACGTCCACACATCCCTCTCGCCCTGCAGCGATCTCGATATCGCCGACATCCTCGCGCACGCCCGCTCCCGGCGTCTGGACGGGGTGTGCATCACCGACCACGACACCATGGCGGTCCGGGAGCAGATCGAGGAGGGCATCCAGGACGACGGGCTCTGCGTCATCTTCGGCATGGAGTACGAGACCCCCGAGGGGGATTTCCTTCTGTTCGGCCCCTTCGAGAACCTCGAAACCGGCCTGCCCGCACCCCACCTGCTAGATCTGGTCCGCGAACAGGGCGGCGCCGCGGTGGCCGCCCATCCCTTCAGGAAGGGCCGCCCCACCGGGGAGCACCTGGTCCGGGAAAGCCTGTGCCGCCTCGTCGAGGGCATCAACGGCCGCAACAGCGACGACGAGAACCGCCGGGTGCAGGCCTGGAAGAAGAGTTTCGCGGTCCGGGAGTGCGGCGGCAGCGATGCCCACACCATCGAGGAGCTCGGCCGGGTGGTGACCCGCTTCAACAGGCCGGTCCGCAGCCGCGGAGACCTGGTCCGGGCCCTGAATGCCGGCCACTGCTCCCCCGAGTGGAACATCCGGCCCCAGCCCGCCGTCGCTGCCGCGCCCGTCCCCCCGACATTCTCGCCCCTGCCGAGTTTCTAG
- a CDS encoding rhodanese-like domain-containing protein yields MPHKKQTTLVLVLLTLFFALALQAQAGDQKDPGYQIIYTSQLKALFDSGGNGFLIIDARNPGEYAEVHIPGAINVPEKKFDEHAHLLPESRATQLIFYCNGVKCGKSKKAAAKALALGYTNVHVYAEGMPVWEEVEFPLIKGPDYEKPIEADIIAPEELNAWIASDRDDFTLVDVRDTEEFALGHIPGAVNIPVATFAAQSGTLDKKKTIVVYCNGGGRSNKAYRKVMNLGYKKYRQALFSDWKNAGFEVAL; encoded by the coding sequence ATGCCGCACAAAAAACAGACCACCCTCGTCCTCGTCCTGTTGACCCTCTTTTTCGCCCTGGCCCTGCAGGCCCAGGCCGGCGACCAGAAAGACCCGGGCTACCAAATCATCTACACCAGCCAACTCAAGGCCCTCTTCGACAGCGGGGGGAACGGCTTCCTGATCATCGACGCCCGGAACCCCGGAGAATACGCGGAGGTTCATATCCCGGGAGCCATCAACGTCCCTGAAAAGAAATTCGACGAGCATGCCCACCTCCTACCGGAGAGCCGGGCCACGCAGCTGATCTTCTACTGCAACGGCGTCAAATGCGGCAAGAGCAAGAAGGCGGCCGCCAAAGCCCTCGCCCTGGGCTACACCAACGTCCACGTCTACGCCGAGGGGATGCCGGTCTGGGAGGAGGTCGAATTTCCTCTGATCAAAGGCCCCGACTACGAAAAACCGATCGAGGCCGACATCATCGCCCCCGAGGAGTTGAATGCGTGGATCGCCTCGGACAGGGACGACTTCACCCTCGTGGACGTCAGGGACACCGAGGAGTTCGCACTGGGCCACATCCCCGGGGCCGTCAACATCCCCGTGGCCACCTTCGCCGCCCAGTCCGGCACCCTCGACAAAAAGAAGACCATCGTCGTCTACTGCAACGGCGGCGGCCGGAGCAACAAGGCCTACCGCAAGGTCATGAATCTCGGCTACAAGAAGTATCGCCAGGCCCTCTTCTCCGACTGGAAAAACGCCGGTTTCGAAGTGGCTCTGTAG
- a CDS encoding VTT domain-containing protein, with protein sequence MVLDCCTKPSHDLGMEDYFHAMFGEMKAFLLEHGVRNVLVACPNCYKVFTEYGPEFATRTVYEVLAEGELPATGEVSGSVTVHDPCVSRFAEPVQGAVRKVLGRKGLSTKETRHSRATTLCCGEGGAVGCVSPDLAGGWTKQQVRESEGKRTVTYCAGCAHTLGTHGPTSHILDIVFEPKAAMEGREKVSKAPFTYLNRLKLKKHLRQKVAAAVTRERAFTAGEEEGGALFKKLAVLAFIIGAVLAVRATGATQYLEQEKLRALIEGYGLLAPVIYMAIYAVAPALFLPGLPISIVGGILFGPFWGVIYTIASATVGACGAFLVSRYLARDWIEAKLKSPRWRHLDAQVEKHGWKMVAFTRLIPLFPFNLLNYAFGLSRVKFSHYALATFVFMLPGCIAFIVFSSSLLDVLRGEISVTFLVGLALMVLVSLIPVLLKIYKARRKEKAPDRPPSHAAIETPSRES encoded by the coding sequence ATGGTGCTGGACTGCTGCACCAAGCCCTCCCACGACCTCGGCATGGAGGACTACTTCCACGCCATGTTCGGCGAGATGAAGGCCTTCCTCCTCGAGCACGGGGTCCGCAACGTCCTCGTCGCCTGCCCCAACTGCTACAAGGTCTTCACCGAATACGGACCGGAGTTCGCGACCCGGACGGTCTACGAGGTCCTGGCCGAAGGCGAGCTGCCGGCCACCGGCGAGGTCTCCGGGTCGGTTACCGTCCACGATCCCTGCGTCTCCCGCTTCGCCGAACCGGTCCAGGGGGCGGTTCGGAAGGTTCTCGGCAGGAAGGGCCTCAGTACGAAGGAAACCCGACATTCCCGCGCCACCACCCTCTGCTGCGGCGAGGGGGGGGCGGTGGGATGCGTCTCCCCCGACCTGGCGGGGGGATGGACGAAGCAACAGGTCCGCGAGAGCGAGGGGAAACGCACCGTCACCTACTGCGCCGGCTGCGCCCACACCCTCGGGACGCACGGCCCGACCAGCCACATCCTCGACATCGTCTTCGAGCCGAAGGCCGCCATGGAGGGGCGGGAAAAGGTCTCGAAGGCCCCCTTCACCTACCTCAACCGGCTCAAGCTGAAAAAGCACCTGCGCCAGAAGGTCGCCGCCGCCGTCACCCGGGAGCGCGCCTTTACCGCCGGCGAAGAGGAAGGGGGAGCCCTTTTTAAAAAGCTGGCTGTGCTGGCATTCATCATCGGCGCCGTCCTTGCCGTCCGGGCCACCGGCGCCACACAATACCTGGAGCAGGAGAAGCTGAGAGCCCTCATCGAGGGATACGGGCTTCTGGCGCCGGTCATCTACATGGCTATCTACGCCGTGGCGCCCGCCCTCTTTCTGCCCGGACTGCCGATATCGATTGTCGGCGGGATCCTCTTCGGCCCCTTCTGGGGAGTCATCTACACCATCGCCTCGGCCACCGTGGGGGCCTGCGGCGCGTTTCTCGTCTCCCGCTACCTGGCCCGGGACTGGATCGAGGCCAAGCTGAAGAGCCCCCGCTGGCGGCACCTCGACGCCCAGGTGGAGAAGCACGGCTGGAAGATGGTCGCCTTCACCCGGCTGATCCCCCTCTTTCCCTTCAACCTGCTCAACTACGCCTTCGGCCTGAGCCGGGTCAAATTCAGCCATTATGCCCTCGCCACTTTCGTCTTCATGCTGCCCGGGTGCATCGCCTTTATCGTCTTTTCCAGCTCTCTCCTCGACGTCCTCCGAGGCGAAATCTCGGTCACCTTCCTTGTGGGCCTGGCGCTGATGGTCCTGGTCTCCCTGATCCCGGTCCTTTTAAAAATCTACAAAGCCCGCAGGAAAGAAAAGGCCCCGGATCGCCCTCCCAGCCATGCGGCCATAGAGACGCCTTCCCGGGAAAGCTGA
- a CDS encoding 4Fe-4S dicluster domain-containing protein produces MPPQPLKTSPVRELRPALQKQIDRVCRDCSQCMRCVAECRFLKSHGDPKQIAESYAPDDNLFLGLPFECSLCGLCAAVCPEKLDPVPMLLEMRRETHDRGEGDYPEHKGLRAYERKGTSKRFTWYALPEGCDTVFFPGCALPGTRPETTLKVF; encoded by the coding sequence ATGCCCCCTCAGCCCCTGAAAACATCACCGGTCCGCGAACTGCGCCCGGCCCTCCAGAAACAGATCGACAGGGTCTGCAGGGACTGTTCCCAGTGCATGCGCTGCGTGGCCGAGTGCCGGTTCCTCAAGAGCCACGGCGATCCGAAGCAGATCGCCGAGTCCTACGCCCCCGACGACAATCTTTTTCTCGGCCTGCCCTTCGAATGCAGCCTCTGCGGCCTGTGCGCCGCGGTCTGCCCGGAAAAGCTCGACCCGGTTCCGATGTTGCTCGAGATGCGGCGAGAGACCCATGACCGCGGCGAAGGGGACTACCCGGAGCACAAGGGGCTTCGCGCCTACGAACGCAAGGGAACCTCGAAGCGCTTCACCTGGTACGCCCTGCCCGAGGGGTGCGACACGGTCTTCTTTCCCGGCTGCGCCCTGCCCGGCACCCGGCCCGAAACGACCCTGAAGGTCTTCTAG
- a CDS encoding cation acetate symporter, producing the protein MVYTQSPLAIGLFITFVLFVLGLSFYLARRTTSAEGYYAAGGNIHWFTNGIAFAGDYLSAASFLGICGMIATAGYDGWMYSIGYLAGWIVALFLVAEPMKRLGKFTFTDALDSKFNSKAIQLTAAISTLLVSVFYLIPQMVGAGVLVQPLLGLPHWVGVCIVGIVVTIIVATAGMASTTYVQFFKGALLLIMSTVVVIAVLVRGLSTEPVNNGQPYHDFKTLQASVAADGSLQVAGYAAAADWKTSEFGKAGFVQLEKDGAESIWHLNEAAGGGYALEETLFTAELANGTKLYNGAEKSEGKFFPVGHIKELRMDGEEVAATGAVGPLAYLSALKDSTIVLWGKKYVKVGEAKYTVYYQKPTPGARVLRPGLKFKVDNATGTQKFNFISLMLALFCGTAALPHILIRYYTVPSQAAARKSTIVAIASIGFFYVLTLFLGMGAMTNGVINITDNNMSAPLLALSFGVVLFAVISSLAFATVLGTVSGLIVAASGAVAHDLMDNFLGLKMTDAGKVRAGKIAAIVVGCIAIYLGIVFEGMNVSFLVGWAFAVAASANLPAILMLLFWKKTTAKGVAASITVGLVSALGLILISPDMWVRYGLLPQDAPIAINSPGLISIPLSFIALIVVSLMTQKDAIAVEGAEA; encoded by the coding sequence ATTGTTTACACGCAATCACCTCTGGCCATCGGCCTTTTCATCACCTTCGTTCTTTTCGTCCTGGGCCTCTCCTTCTACCTGGCCCGGCGCACCACCTCCGCTGAAGGCTACTACGCCGCCGGCGGCAACATCCACTGGTTCACCAACGGCATCGCCTTCGCCGGCGACTACCTCTCGGCGGCCTCCTTCCTCGGCATCTGCGGCATGATCGCCACCGCCGGCTACGACGGCTGGATGTACTCCATCGGCTACCTCGCCGGCTGGATCGTCGCCCTGTTCCTGGTCGCCGAACCGATGAAGCGCCTCGGCAAATTCACCTTCACCGACGCCCTCGACAGCAAGTTCAACAGCAAGGCGATCCAGCTGACGGCCGCCATCTCGACCCTGCTCGTCTCGGTCTTCTACCTGATCCCGCAGATGGTCGGCGCCGGCGTGCTGGTCCAGCCCCTGCTCGGCCTTCCCCACTGGGTCGGGGTCTGCATCGTCGGCATCGTCGTCACCATCATCGTCGCCACCGCCGGCATGGCCTCCACCACCTACGTGCAGTTCTTCAAGGGCGCCCTGCTCCTGATCATGTCCACGGTCGTGGTCATCGCCGTACTGGTGCGCGGCCTCTCCACCGAACCGGTCAACAACGGCCAGCCCTACCACGACTTCAAGACCCTGCAGGCCAGCGTCGCCGCCGACGGAAGCCTCCAGGTGGCCGGCTACGCCGCCGCCGCCGACTGGAAAACGAGCGAGTTCGGCAAGGCCGGCTTCGTCCAGCTCGAGAAAGACGGCGCCGAGTCGATCTGGCACCTCAACGAAGCGGCCGGCGGCGGCTACGCCCTCGAGGAAACCCTCTTCACCGCCGAACTCGCCAACGGCACCAAGCTCTACAACGGCGCCGAGAAGAGCGAAGGCAAGTTCTTCCCCGTCGGCCACATCAAGGAACTGCGCATGGACGGCGAGGAAGTGGCCGCCACCGGCGCCGTCGGGCCCCTGGCCTACCTCTCCGCCCTCAAGGACAGCACCATCGTCCTCTGGGGCAAGAAGTACGTCAAGGTCGGCGAGGCCAAGTACACCGTCTACTACCAGAAGCCGACTCCCGGCGCCCGCGTGCTGCGCCCCGGCCTTAAGTTCAAGGTCGACAACGCCACCGGCACCCAGAAGTTCAACTTCATCTCCCTGATGCTGGCCCTGTTCTGCGGCACCGCGGCCCTGCCCCACATCCTGATCCGCTACTACACCGTGCCGAGCCAGGCCGCGGCCCGTAAGTCGACCATCGTAGCCATCGCCTCCATCGGCTTCTTCTACGTGCTCACCCTCTTCCTCGGCATGGGCGCCATGACCAACGGCGTCATCAACATCACCGACAACAACATGAGCGCCCCGCTACTCGCCCTCTCCTTCGGGGTTGTCTTGTTCGCGGTCATATCGTCCCTGGCCTTCGCCACCGTCCTGGGGACGGTCTCGGGCCTGATCGTCGCCGCGTCGGGCGCGGTGGCCCACGACCTGATGGACAACTTCCTCGGCCTGAAGATGACCGACGCGGGCAAGGTGCGCGCCGGCAAGATCGCCGCGATCGTCGTCGGCTGCATCGCCATCTACCTCGGCATCGTCTTCGAGGGGATGAACGTCTCCTTCCTCGTCGGCTGGGCCTTCGCCGTGGCGGCCTCGGCCAACCTGCCGGCGATCCTGATGCTCCTCTTCTGGAAGAAGACCACCGCCAAGGGCGTGGCCGCCTCGATCACGGTCGGCCTGGTCTCGGCCCTCGGCCTGATCCTCATCTCGCCCGACATGTGGGTGCGCTACGGCCTGCTGCCCCAGGACGCTCCGATCGCCATCAACAGCCCGGGCCTGATCTCCATCCCCCTCTCCTTCATCGCCCTGATCGTCGTCTCCCTGATGACCCAGAAGGACGCGATCGCTGTCGAGGGAGCGGAAGCCTAA